Within Topomyia yanbarensis strain Yona2022 chromosome 2, ASM3024719v1, whole genome shotgun sequence, the genomic segment GCAAAAAGAAGAAGGAAGAAGACCCGAACGTTGCTCTACTCTCGTATACTCCGGTAGATCCAGACTCGGTTCCACCGCCCGTGGTTGTTACTTCAACTACGACTAGTACCACAACTCCTGCGCCTACTACTACTAAAAAGAAGGGATTCTTTGGTGGACTTTTCGGTGGAAGTAGTAAGAAGGACAAGGAGGCTACATCGACTACTACAACAACGGCAAAGCCAACTACGACTTCAACAACAGTTGCAAGTACAACGAAAAAATCGGGTGGCTTCTTCGGAGGCCTCTTCGGCGGAGGTAAAAAGGACAAAACTAGTACTACAGTTGCACCCAGCACAACAAAAGCCACGCCAACATCTACGGCCAAATCAGTTGTTTCTTCCACGGTAGCCTCTCCTACTGTGAGTACAATCAAATCTCCAACTGCCAAGGATGTGCCGATTCCTTCAGTTCCGACGACGGCAGCTTCTGCACCTAAACCTCCATCAGTCCCACCCAAACCTGTGTCATCAACTCCTACATCTGCCTTTCCTCCGCTTCCACCGAAACCGGGCAGCCCAACACCGGCATCTGTCCCAACTTCAACCATAGCTAGTGCCTGGAATAAACCACTTCCGAAGGATCCAGTGGGTACTCCAGGCGTAAGCTTTGTACCAACACAACCTCCAGCACCCGGTGCTTCGAGTAGAGGAACAACTCCGAGATACAGCGAAGGACCAACGGCAACCGACGAAGAGCTGGCTACCCTATCCGAGCAACTGTTCTCCAAGGAAAATAGTCAACTGACCAAATACGTCCGTGCTAACTACCAACGTCAAACACTATCCTCGTCTACCCTGGATGAAGCACCCGAACCGTAAGTGGGTTTAAAAATTACTTCTATCGCAATGAGTAAACATTCTTTTCTCTACAGCTTCCTCTCCGTCGATGAACGCCAAGTCTATGCCGTTCCGACGATCGAGAAAATGCGTGCTCTGTTCAATAACTACGAACTGGACACGATGGTCAACGAGCACGTAACTGCGATGGAGAAGAAAGAAGAGAACGACTTCGTAGACGCACTGCTTGCGACGAACGTAATGCGAAGTGCCATGCTATTCCTGCAGAAGAAGGGTGTGGTGACTGCAGATCCAAAGACACACCACGAGCTGCTAAAGACCATCTGGTTCAATCTGTACTCGCGAGGAAACGGCAAAATAGGTAGCAGCGGgtttgagcatgttttcctaaATGAAATCAGCAACGGGACGATGATCGGACTGCACAACTGGTTGTATCTGTACGAACAGGAAAAGGCTGGTCATCTCGACTATCAGGGTTACCTGAAGAAGTTTGATCTTGGAAGTGTGAGTAATGCCAACCTCTAATAATCAATTCATCCTATAATCAATTCGAGAGTTACAATTTCGACTCACCATTTCTTTACAGAAAGGAGAAATCGCTAAAGTCCGGCTGACCTTCGACAAGTTACCGAAGCCATCCAACTCACTGTTTGTGGCCACCTCCCCGGAGCTGGAGTTCGCTCTATACACGGTGTGCTTCCAGATGCGAGCCGACACCGAGTGTCCGCTGGCGTACAATGGGAAAAAGTTCACCATCAAAACGTTCACGTTCCGCTACCGGGGCAAGAATCTGATTGGTGGTGCTTGGCCTAATTTCTAAAACTTCTAGCAGGAGTCTGACGAAGAGCGCGAAACCTTCTCTATAAGGCGTAATCATCTCTgtatattttgtaaaaaatggaaATATATGCACCGATTAAACTGCTCAGTTAATCGTAGTTGTAATCGCTCAACTGTAGACAAGGCAGTAGACCATGAAATCCGAGCTAATCGAACGaaggtttttgtttttattttgttccattGAATACAAATCACAAACACGACTAATCAATTTCCTAAAAACTGGTCCTGGAATAAGTATTTGATTTTTCGAGGTATATCACTGAAAGTAAACAATCGAgaatttattgtttatatttAAACGTAGAGTAATACGAGAATACGTACTTCACGAAGGTTAACAAGCTAACAGGAACCCAGTCGGGAACAAACGCCTTACGTTTGTTTATCCGTATTGCTCTGACAATTGTTTTGGCTGCTTCGTTCGGATCAACCAATGGGATCTTGGAGAAGTATCTGAAAATGCATGGGAAATGTATCAATATAATTCAGTCTTCAAATTTATATCTTTCAAAGATAGAAAGtgacaaatttttcaaattctcaAGCTTCCAGATGGCAAGTTTCCAAGATTCTAAGTTTTCAGGTGTATCCATGTTTTCAAGTTCCAAAATTcacaatttgtttatttatgtgTTGGGTCGTCACTAACAAAACCCTTGGCCCCAAAGgcggttgcttaaactaattacatttcagaaataGACATTAGTTTAGATTTAATCGAATTCCTCGTCAGGTTGAACACAAAAGCCAcacacactgttaaaaatatgCTGAAGTCCGATAACAGTGCTCTGGCGACCAttgttggttctcctgaacggtaCTCACTCGTAGAAGAGGCTTCCGAGGAATGTAGGACAATCCAtcctggcagagagtaagtccaagACAAaaagggctcgagagcagtccctccggatacCTAGAgtgtcgagctgtattaactgacaccGGTTTTCGTGGGTCGGCAGCTGAAATTTGTTTTGCCAAGCAAGATGTTGGAGAGCAACGCGTATGAACCGGTGTTGGGCAGCCTCGATTTTGTCAACGCTGTTCTGGTattaaaacaaaacaatattctaacgttgagcgaaCCGGCGTGCAATAGTTTTTTGCTATTCGCtattttcgctattcggaagatgaacccaagctgtcttgatgccttatccacgatctATGGATTATGTaatttgaacgttagtgccgaatccatgtgTCGTGTACCCAGTATCGGGTATAAATTAGTACAGCACTAAATTATACCCAAAATAAGGTTAAGCTTATTTAGCGTACCTTTGCAGAAAGgtaaataaaaagaaaagtaATCGAAACGTCAGTCTGTTATTCCAGTGCACTAACAAACTAATAACAATCGCAATCGTTTTCTAAATCGTTGTAAAAGAAATCCATATGGTCAGTAATAAATTTCACGGCTTTCGGAGTGTCTTAAGATAGCGTAATCTCCCCGGAAGTTGGTATATTCAATACTCTCCTGAATCCACTTCGCTTGGTCCTCTTGGAGTCAACaccataatgactccgagatccttgacaggagagtgtcttggaatgctccaGTCGAAGAAAtagtagttaaactgaatcggatggcgctTCCGGGTGAATGTAACGATTGAGCATATACTCGGATTTAAAACCACTCTGTTCAGATCAATCCACGTGCTAAAActctccagttcactctgaagaaaGTCGGCATCGATTTTAACCCGTATTcgtcgaaaaattttcatatcGTCAGCGAAAGTAAGGTAATTtaatattgacgtcattaaagtagagaagGAATATTACTAGACGCAGGTGgtttccttgtgggatgccggatgtagcgaggAATGGAGTAGATAgatagtccttaatgctgattaggAGTTGCCTTCCGCCGAGTTAGGGACGAAACCAGCGCgaaagttgtccatgaataccaaGATTGTCCAGCTTTGCTATTGCGATAACATGGTTGATTTTGGCGAAGACAGCAGATGTaaatgtaaatagcatcggtttgcaatgcGTCAGCGAATTCATcaagtacatatgttgtgaacgacagcaggttggtcgttgtcgatcgcGTGGTCACGTCTGTCCGTCGATGAATTGTAACCAGTGTTTTTATTTCTGTCCAAGATTTGCGAGATTGTCGCGATTAGTTTATAGAATGTGAATATGTCAAGAAAGTTTTTGTGATTTGTCTAAAAGTAGAACACCGTTAGAAGGCTTATGAACGCAGTCAGGAAAACTCGTCACAGTTTCCAGTACCCACCACCAGGAGCCAAGATCGACAAACGGGCAGCAAGTGGGAATGGCGATAATGATTCCAAGAGTAGCAGCTTTCTAAGACGACCTGAAAGGTCAACGGTCGAAAGAAACAGATCAATAACCGCCAAAGCTGTAGTCAATTGCCAGGCGACCATCGACTTTAACAGTTGAGAACGTAGAAGTTGGAAAAGTTAAAATTAGAAAAGTTGTAGTTTTAAAAGGTGACGTAAAAAAGGTTGAAGAGTCAAGTTATAATAGAAGGAAGAACGAAGACAAAGTGGATTGCTGAGAGAAGAATCTAGATTTCCAGGACCCCATGGTTTGTAGTTCGAAGCCGTGGTTTACATTATCAAACCTTTGAGGCCAAGTAAAGACTAGAGATGGTcgagttcgggtttttggacccgaaacccggacccgtcccgaacccgacgggtttcgggtcgggttcgggttttataaatttaaactcctcgggttcgggttccgggttttcaaatttcaatttctcgggttcgggttgggtccgggtttttgaaattttaaactttcgggttcgggtttttcgaatATGGAATTTTCtaattcgggtcgggttcgggtttttgaacAGCGAACCATTTCTTGACACTGTTTGCGACTACACACAACacccagtctctttttgtagtattaattttatttactttacttcgtgatacgaatggatgacacatataaccgtactaaaTTTTCCCACCTataaatcgctagaattcgttatattttctgatgctcaagtattgtattttttattcaagtATATAATTTTTTCTCTTCGGATTCGCAAACTGTCcgaattattttcttttttaaacgAGTACtaatgagagagcattcaacaataagtGTTTCGCGTCTAAAATCTCTATGCGATcatcaataaaccaagtcaaagtaaatttttcagaaaatatattGGTTCAAGCAAGAAGAATCTACGGGAAGTAGAGACAATCTATCAACGATGGCATTCATATGGTAATGGTGTGACagcgccactatcaaatcagtggtacatatatgaaacaagcacttccTGTCAGATTGTCCCCGGGCTAGGCCGTTGCATGATTCgaattccttcatgaaaatacatgaattttcactattttaaggaaataatcttaaaaatattgtgtTCTCCCTTCAAGCCATGAGCGGATTTGtagaagtttggagtcgttccgagaactCCACTCCATGTCAAGGCATCTCTACTGGCGCTCATACTGTActagctaatgatgtgacatcaagaacgcgacagagaatcttgattgacacccttcgacacaagtttgagtttgaccgtaccaaccagtaacgcgggtgacgtcgtgtaaactaTCGAATACGACTTGCTAATTGACagtgcttaatttaatacatgcaataaaCTATAGAAAGCTACTCATGCAGCAatggttttcaataaaaaacaaactaaaattTTTGGTTAAGtccgacgggcaaggttgtttgaatctTTCATCATTATGCCTCTTGTTTCCCATGCCTTAGCCGTTAGCCGATTTATCCTACATTCcgattaagatatcgacgatttataagtttctcagaacattacaaatgcgACATTTAATAATAGTGAATATAAATCCCAATTTCTCTCGCCAgtaattcgttttgccataggtAGATATAACTggacgcgtatggtgctacttcaggttcgagtgattctataacTATTTTGGATGAGCTTTGGATGATTCTTTTGTATGATCCTTGGATCCAGCTCGGCTtcctaaatttaaaaatctatttttttggtTGATTCTTCATAATAACAAGTCCGGTTGAGATCGGATTTCTCGAGTTATAAATTTTCTGATTCGGGTTGtgttcgggtttttaaactttgaaaatatcgggttcgggtcgggctcggattttacaaaatttttattttcgggtcgggttttgcaattttaaaatgttcgggctcgggttgggctcgggtttttcaattttcaagcattcgggctcgggtcgggttcgggttcgaaaaaattgaaacccgaccatctctagtaaaGACCTGCCGTGTCCGCTCGTTTAACTACGCCAGAAACCGGGCATAACCGACGAACCCCTCGTCGAAGCTCGAGTCCATCGAGGGCCTCGTAGAGGGCCGGCAGCGAGCAACATAGCCGTATCAAAGTCGTGTGGAATTGCGGAGTCGGAGGACGAAAAACAGTAGAAGGACAGAGAACTAGAGCGAAGAAGGGGCCCCGAAGAAGAGAAGACAAAGAAGTGCTAAGGTAGGAGGTAGCCTGTAACGAAGCGGGAAAGGAAGGAATAAAAAAGGTGTCGACAGAATTCAATAAAAGAGGCGTTTGCTTGAGGATACTTACCAGGTGTTTTCTTGACCGCGATTAGCCACGAGCATGTGCCGACCCTGTGGCATTGGGAAAGGGAGTCTCACATTTGCTGGGTAGTAGCGATACTCGAGTTACAGAATTTTAGCCACCAACATTGTaatagtaaacctcgatgttgttggaggttCAGGttcagcagagagcgaagcgaTTTTACCGTTTTGAGagtgtaggaagatcctttcgcCAATCTCACGAACAGTATTGGAATGGCTCATTGTCGCTTGGTCtactgtggggggggggggggattcgatgtatcccgaatcaactgcgtcgggggaggggggggggggtaaagaAAAAGAAAGATTTCGGAGCTAAAGGTAAATTACTGGAACCGAAGGTtgcatcagcgcttgaagtgttcggatcaaATGTGTAATTGCCATTTGTGGCGGATTGGAAGACCCTtacacccatcccacacacagcaCCGAGACGACTTCTGAACGCTGGTGGCAAGGTGGACCGAGGACTACCATAGCACCAGCTGCGTTGTGTCCCATTATGAGATCATCATTGACATTGAGGTTGCATTAGCGGAGTACAAGGAAGGGGGCAGAGGAAAATCAGTGGGTGGGCGCCAAATATTCCGGGTACGGATATCCTCTAATTCGCTGAACAGTATACAGGtttaagagctgcatcacggttattttgggtgaactccaactttgaggGATATAAAGTTCAAAGTACTTCCATCTATGCCTTTTTCAAGTTTATAAGTTTCCATTTTTCGAAGATTTCTGTTTTCcatattttcaagttttcaattttcagtcaATGAATTGTGAATACTACTCAATATTCACAAGCTCATATTCCATGTCACCTTGTTGGACTATTGCGAAAATTTAATCCGTTGACCATTAGTTGAATTAGTTCTACCGAACAATTAAGATTCTTTCCGCTGACAGAACTAAATGGTATGTGTGGTAGAGAACAACAAAGAAAACACCCACGACAAATTTCCGACGAAACTAACGCCTTTCAATTAGCTCATAAAAGTTATCAGTTATCAAGAAGAGAATAGGTATCGGAGCAATAAATAAAGAGGCATGCATCAAGAAAAAGACAACTACTAAATACTTGGAACATGGGACTGTAAGTCCTTTCCAGGTTGCGATCGATTACTgcacattaaattttaaattcgcAGCTTCGGGATGTAGAAAAGccggcatcgagcggctacattGTACAAGATCAGCGGCATATCAAAAGAGTTGGAAGCTGGCATTTTAATGCTAGTTACGATGCGCCAATGATCGTGTGGCAGGCAGTGCGAGGGGCTATATGTAGTGGAGAGCACAGGTTTTTTCTTCAACTATTTCATCATCAACGTGCAGTAGCCACATGATGCAAAAAGAAAACTTTTACACGCAGCTGGAGCGTGTCTCTGACAGCTGCCCTTATCGGGATATTACGTTCGTTATCGACTACATTAAGGCTCAGATAGGCCTGGAGGTAATGGTGATCGGACCAGACAGAGTAATCTCTTCCATTCAATTCCGCTGTAATATAATATAGTGGAATTGAACGGAAGATATCtgtgctaagagggttaatcgTGACATTTCACTAAGTCGGTCAATTGTTTTAATTGTAAAGGAATCTGCATGTTCTCAAACCAATGGTGTACAATACTTAGAGAATTTAAAATCGAACTACTTCAAGGCGGTCGAGCTGCCTAGGAATAACCGCTGCAGCAGGTGATAGCGCTCCCAAAGAAAGAAATAGCAGCTCTGCTCTGCTTTTCTAAAGGATGACTGGCGTAACATGCAAAACACCATAGACTGCATGTTCAAGCATGCTCCTAGTTATGAGAGCTCCGAATTTATCGTGGTCTTCTAACGAAACAATAATTTAGTAtgtacattagagtgacaagcaaaaaaaaatagacCCCCTATGGGTATGCATCGTATTagcactgtaagtgaaaataagacagataatttaattgtcgacAGCTTTGTCAAAGGCTGCTAgggaatccggctttgttaaaagaagttattaaatttttagcgaagtgatgtctgagtcagttttgcattggACCTAGCAGTGCATGCTTTTGTATCAATATTCGAatcccacgaactaaacatttttgttaaatagtggttaggtttagctcaatagcattttcagaagaattatagtaaatcaTGCAAGTCATGtattggttagaaaattttagttccacctgttactgcatagagggcaccaacgtacgaatgaataaaaaattcttTTCTGATCTATTGCTGATTAAGGTGATTACCCATTCTACGAACCAGTtgctaaaaaaatcgataacatCACTTTATATTTAGAATAATGGTAAGTAACCACATTTTTCTTCACTTCCAACGAAGTTGGTATGTTGCGCCGGGTTTTGATCAGTGTAATTAAAATAGTCAGCTAATGGTAGAATCGATAGTGAACAAGATACGTCATCAAAGACCCAAACTACCCGtttaaaatcatacatattGAACTCGGTAGGACCATATCTGATCTTTATTGGAATCAAGGATAATtattctaaagatttcgaaaAAAACTGACGCAGAAATATTCCGCCGTgccatatatcttgaaagttcACCCGGGTAAGTTCTGAATTGTGATATTCTATCGAAAGCAAGAAAATGACGTAACTGACAACAAGTCTTGTGGAGGACTCCCTCTTGTACATACCCGCTTACAAAGTTGAAATGGACAGTGTGGTGATTGTTGACATGCATAGATCAACTAAAGTGCGGGGTTGGCTGCTTCAAGTGAGCTCCAGTGCtcgaagattttgaatggcaatcgcacTGAACGGAACTAAATGGTGTGTTCCGTGCAAACTCGTATCGGGTGACATTTAAGCTGTACGCACACGAGGCGACGAGTAcggtcattatgccaaatgatatTATGCCAACTGGTCATTATGCCAAATCACCTTTATGCCAATTGACTACTATGCAAAGTaactattatgccaaatggtcgtTATGCCAATTGGCATTTTGCCAAATGTGTCAGAGCCTTATTTCCAACAACCATTTCTGCTCTGAAAGCTCTTCGGGACCTGTTTCGGGTCATAGTGTCTTGGGAGCCTATCGACCACAGCACCGTGATGTTACTCGGCGCATGAACTGCCTGGGATTTGGGCACCACACAAAAAACTGCCACATGAAACCGCGATGTGGCCGATGTGCAAAGGGCCAAACTATTGCAATATGAGACCTAACCAATAATATCGAACCGAAGTGGTAAAAATTATCATGCTACAAACCGCAGTAGCAAAATACGTGCGGAATTCATCGGCATCCGCTAGAACGTGACACTCAAAAACCAACCCGGCCGTCGTCGAAATTATCAAGCACCAAAGTTTCCCGCTTTGCAGTCGCGCCGATTAGTCCCGAATATGGAGCCCCTTCTCCTTAACATTCAACAAATGACCAACGGTCAGACACATTTCATGGCTAGGCCTCGCCTCACTGCTGCAGCTGTCCCGGGATTACCATATGCAGGTGCTGTATCCGGTAATGCCGAAGAGTCCCCCTTTACTGCGGACGAACTAGTGACTTTGGTGTCCTAGGTAATCATTATTATGCGTACGTGAAGGACCCGAACTGAACAGTTTCACGCTGCTATCTTCATCAACAGGTATAGATCGTAAAGCTATCGCCAATTAGAACGCTTGTCCGCTGAGGAATAAGTTAGAATAAGCATATTGAGTTATTCGTTTTGCTCAATACGAAGAAGATCTACACCATCGTCGTGACGATACTCAACTGAAGCCGGAAGTGAATGTCCATCTAGCAGACTTTGGACTAGACCGATCCAGTGCGGGAGGTGGGGGACTGGACGTTGAAGTAAGGCGCAACATACAATGCCGCCCACTGCCGAACGTTAAGCTCAACTGTCTGTAAGCCATTGTAGCCGAGATTAGAACTTCGCTTGACCCTATCATCATCGTTGTGGTCTACTTTTCGAAACAAACCAGCATCCGGGATGGTATCTCGATcttgttaaaaaaaactatttagcCAAGCTGACTTAGCAGGGGATCTCAacgccctagtaacaattacggttttatggtggttttatagccactcataaaacttagattgcccttgtagcgtgctaaaaaacttcaattgttacttgggcgcCCGGCACGAGATGTAGGGCAACTGAAGGCGGAACCGAAATGGGGTTGTTCTTGCTGGCCTATACAACATCGCCGCCCGGAGCGTTCAACGAGAATGTTCAGATGGGGGGCCCATTGCATGCTGGATATCATCAACATCGCCACTGGTCGTCCTCAGCGAGTTGTCATCCGACTAGATCAGACAGAACTGGCGAAACTACAATCACGCCAACAGGGCGGCATTTCAGCGTGTCGTCGCCCAGCACATCAAGGTCGATCTTCCACTGGATGCCCTGGTGGACTTTGACACGGCGCTTCAATCCATCCAACCAGCTATTGTCGTCAGGTCAGCAACACTCTCCAGATACCATGGAAAAACTTATCCGTTTCCGGAAGCTATCTAGGGTTATCAGGACAGGAACTATGGACCTCTTCATCCAAAACGGTTCTGATACCTGACGAAGATTCTAGAGAAAAAACCAAAACCTATACCTGCGCTGGTCATTTGAACGATGGGTCTCTTTGATACTACCTGCCGAAAAGGCTAACGCGCTGGGACTACAGTTCGTGTGTTCTCATAATTTGGGGATATACATAGTCAGCCCACACGAAAGTACCGTTACTAAGAGCGTGGTTGTGATTGATCAATCGCACAGTTTGGTTTCAGAGAAGTCGAGAGTCACAGCGGATGAGTTGATGACTTTTGTTATCACATGTTACCCGAAACATGAAGGCCCTCGGTGTTGACAATAGTTTTATAATAATGGGGCTTCATGAATTGCCGGGACCCCTGATCTTAGTCCAGTGTTCTCATACGTGAAGATGGTACTTTCTCACGTCATCACCAAATACctttgaaataaattatttattGTAATACTATTGATACCTAAGACATAAAACAAATTCACAATCATCAAGTATCTGGAGCAATTACATtataattaaatgaatgaatttgtgcatgagggcagaACACCTATATTAGAAAACTGGTCCCAAGTTAatatcagttactgacgagaaatCGAACTTACGGGCGCTCAAGCTTCTCAGtttcaaaaatgtcaaatttaCAAGTTTTTAACTGTTCGAATTTTGAAGTTTCCcggttgtgaaattttcaaaccaccaaaatttcaattattaggTTAATAAGTTAAGAGTAATTCAAGTTTTACCATTTCTACGTTGCAAATTTCCATTAATCcatgtttctaaatttttagGTATCCTTGTTTCTAAGCTTCAAAATTTCCAGGTTTCAAAGATTTTAGAGCACTAATATTCCAAGAGTCATTGTTCTCAGGCATAAGTTTTCAAATTTCTAGGTTTCCATGTGTACATccctaatttttaaattttaatattccaAATGTTAATTACCTTTTTAAGCGTCTAGGTGCTGGTAGCATGACCAGCATTCAACATTTAAATTTACTAagcttaaaatttttcaaacataAGGCTTCCCGCATTTTCCTGCCACCAAGATTTGTAAGTACAAGGATTCCAAGCAactttgttttgaaattttggagTAACCATTTTACCAAGTTTCTAGCTCACAATTATTTAAGTTCCTTGTTTAAAAGCCAAATTCCAGAATAACTTTCTAAATTCTAAGTTTCCCATATTCCGAAATTTCAGGCTTTAAATTTTCCAGGAGTGGAATTTTTCAGGTTTCTTAGTTTACAAATTGTCAGGTCACCAAATTACTAAGTTTTCAAATTCTTAGTATTCCAAGTCTccatattttccattttttaaatttccaagcTTTCAAATTACTTAGTTTCAGGTTACCAGTTTCCAGATTCTTAATTTTGAATTTACGAAGTTCCCAAGCTACCAAATACCAATAAAAGGGTCTTCAAGTTTCCTAGTTTCCAGGTTCTTGAATTTTCTAATTTCCAGGTCTCAAGTTTACAAAGTTCCAAGCTTCCGGTTTTCCTATAGTATCAAATTGTCGAAATTCCTCTAAATGCCCTTGGTGCctaatttccaaatttttaaatcgCTTGGATTCCAAATTTCTAAGTTTTATATTTTCTATCATTCTatatttccatattttttaATGCCAATGTCTAGTGGTGTCTAGTTTTCATATACCAAAATTTCCAAGTTGTCAAATTTTTAGCTTTTCAAGCTCACCAGTTCCCATTAATTTTCCAAGTATCCAGATTCCTGAATTACAAACTTCAACGTTAACTATATTAAAAAGTTAAGGTTTTTTAAGTTTGCGCAATTTCAAGTTTCCTGGTTTTTAAGTTTCTTCGTCAAGGTTTCGAAGTTACCacgttttcaaattttcaggttGCCAAGTTTCCATATTTCTATGTTTCCTAgtttataaatttaaatttccAAGATTCTACATTCTCAAGCCTTCGAAATTGGCGAATTCTCAAAACCACCAATCTCCAAGCTTCGAAAATACCTATTCTCTTAGCTTGCAAGTCTCCAAATAGTTTCCAAGTTGCCATATGTCCAAAGTATCTAATTCTTTAGTTTTCTGTCATTGTTCTAAGATTCCAAGTTTCAAAGAATAAAATTTTGTATGTTCCCCAAATTTACTCTTCTAGAATGTTACCCACTCTGAAATATTCTCCTACTTACGGTATTTTCGAAATAGCATCCACCATCTCCTTCCGCGTGTTCAGAAAGAACGGAAAGATCGTAGTGGTTTTAACAAACTTCGTCTGTCCGGCATGACGAATCTCGTCACGAAGCTCCTCCATGAAGCCTCTCATTGCATATTTGGTCGTGGTATAGTGTCGTATAAATCCAACCGGCAGAAAAGCTGTTGCCGAAACAATGGTCACGATGTGGCCCTTCCGCCGGACGTACATCCCTGGTAGGAAAGTGTTGACGGTCTGAAAAACGAAGAATGTAGAATGTAGAATTTGCGTTCAAATTTCACTTTAAATTCACTCACATAGAAGTTCGCCAAAATATTAACATTCATCAGTCGCTGCAAGTTCTCCGGTACGTACTCATCCGACACTAGGAATGGCACCAGTCCAGCGTTATTGACTAAAATGTCAACCGGTCCCATTTCAGCTTCTATTTTTCGCTGCA encodes:
- the LOC131685525 gene encoding endoribonuclease CG2145-like; translated protein: MRAFKLICFGAIFLIAFASLTDAQWFGSKKKKEEDPNVALLSYTPVDPDSVPPPVVVTSTTTSTTTPAPTTTKKKGFFGGLFGGSSKKDKEATSTTTTTAKPTTTSTTVASTTKKSGGFFGGLFGGGKKDKTSTTVAPSTTKATPTSTAKSVVSSTVASPTVSTIKSPTAKDVPIPSVPTTAASAPKPPSVPPKPVSSTPTSAFPPLPPKPGSPTPASVPTSTIASAWNKPLPKDPVGTPGVSFVPTQPPAPGASSRGTTPRYSEGPTATDEELATLSEQLFSKENSQLTKYVRANYQRQTLSSSTLDEAPEPFLSVDERQVYAVPTIEKMRALFNNYELDTMVNEHVTAMEKKEENDFVDALLATNVMRSAMLFLQKKGVVTADPKTHHELLKTIWFNLYSRGNGKIGSSGFEHVFLNEISNGTMIGLHNWLYLYEQEKAGHLDYQGYLKKFDLGSKGEIAKVRLTFDKLPKPSNSLFVATSPELEFALYTVCFQMRADTECPLAYNGKKFTIKTFTFRYRGKNLIGGAWPNF
- the LOC131685526 gene encoding estradiol 17-beta-dehydrogenase 11-like, producing MGSLEDFQHLPYNPAGPLSSRPLWVTVVQWVKIFYNVLLFVTKVIPLGGYLLMRKFVCKKPKDIKGWIALVTGGANGLGRAISIELAKQGCHVVVADLDEYNALRTVLELRYYGVKAAAFKTDVACSDQVKELQRKIEAEMGPVDILVNNAGLVPFLVSDEYVPENLQRLMNVNILANFYTVNTFLPGMYVRRKGHIVTIVSATAFLPVGFIRHYTTTKYAMRGFMEELRDEIRHAGQTKFVKTTTIFPFFLNTRKEMVDAISKIPYFSKIPLVDPNEAAKTIVRAIRINKRKAFVPDWVPVSLLTFVNDIPRKIKYLFQDQFLGN